The following are encoded in a window of Esox lucius isolate fEsoLuc1 chromosome 14, fEsoLuc1.pri, whole genome shotgun sequence genomic DNA:
- the LOC114840857 gene encoding myosin-6-like produces the protein MEKSSNVQHATDNDKQRKVIKGSPNEQNAKGHVKIVRKHVQEETDMDFFLAELEQLENNLDVGIKNRTTNPKKEDKLKVMKKSSNVQNATDNDKQRKVIKGSPNEQNAKGHVKIVSKQVQEDTDMDFFLAELEQLENDLDVGVMHRTSNPKHQIQIQNEDKLKFVDESHKEQHATEDDKQSKVVKGNAKQQHDMKLEKQAKDETEGNLSSAWGSNSKKVDTLKDAKESSKDKHAREDDKKRKENELIQDEKTAKEHVNNIGKQVEETTMDLVIEDLELLESGNDGGLKLKRSNTKMEDKLKVTKERPNEEQAKRFETQVKKETKVNLSIEKE, from the exons ATGGAAAAAAGTTCAAACGTACAACATGCTacagataatgacaaacaaagaaaagtaataaaaggaagtccaaatgaacaaaatgccaAAGGACATGTTAAAATTGTAAggaaacatgttcaagaagaGACTGACATGGATTTTTTTCTTGCAGAATTAGAGCAACTGGAAAATAACTTGGATGTGGGAATAAAGAACAGAACAACAAATCCCAAAAAGGAAGACAAACTGAAAGTCATGAAAAAAAGTTCAAACGTGCAAAATGCTacagataatgacaaacaaagaaaagtaataaaaggaagtccaaatgaacaaaatgccaAAGGACATGTTAAAATTGTAAGTAAACAAGTTCAAGAAGATACTGACATGGATTTTTTTCTTGCAGAATTAGAGCAACTGGAAAATGACTTGGATGTGGGAGTAATGCACAGAACATCAAATCCAAAACATCAAATCCAAATCCAAAACGAAGACAAACTAAAATTTGTGGATGAAAGTCATAAGGAACAACATGCTACAGAGGATGACAAACAGAGCAAAGTtgtcaaaggaaatgcaaagCAACAACATGATATGAAGTTAGAGAAACAAGCAAAAGACGAAACCGAAGGGAATTTGTCAAGTGCCTGGGGATCAAATTCCAAAAAGGTAGACACACTTAAAGATGCAAAAGAAAGTTCCAAGGACAAACATGCTAGAGAggatgacaaaaaaagaaaagaaaatgaactAATTCAAGATGAAAAAACTGCCAAAGAACATGTGAACAATATAGGCAAACAAGTTGAAGAGACTACCATGGATTTGGTAATTGAAGACCTTGAACTGCTGGAAAGTGGGAATGATGGGGGATTGAAGCTCAAGAGATCAAATACTAAAATGGAAGACAAACTTAAAGTGACAAAAGAAAGACCAAATGAAGAACAGGCTAAAAGATTCGAGAcacaagtaaaaaaagaaaccaaagTGAATTTGTCTATTGAAAAG GAATGA